From one Plectropomus leopardus isolate mb chromosome 8, YSFRI_Pleo_2.0, whole genome shotgun sequence genomic stretch:
- the ormdl2 gene encoding ORM1-like protein 2 codes for MNVGVAHSEVNPNTRVMNSRGIWLTYLLLTVVLHIVLLSIPFFTVPLVWTLTNVIHNLVMYLFLHTVKGTPFETPDQGKARLLTHWEQMDYGVQFTSSRKFLTISPIVLYILASFYTKYDPTHFLINTSSLLSVLLPKLPQFHGVRIFGINKY; via the exons ATGAATGTGGGCGTAGCTCACAGCGAGGTGAACCCCAACACGCGGGTGATGAACAGCAGAGGAATATGGCTCACCTACCTGCTGCTGACCGTCGTGTTGCACATCGTCCTGCTCAGCATTCCTTTCTTCACTGTGCCGCTCGTCTGGACCCTCACCAACGTCATCCACAACCTG GTGATGTACCTGTTTCTACACACAGTGAAGGGGACTCCCTTTGAGACACCAGACCAAGGCAAAGCTCGTCTGCTCACACACTGGGAACAGATGGACTACGGTGTCCAGTTCACATCTTCGCGCAAATTCCTCACTATCTCACCAATTGTTCT ttaTATTCTTGCCAGTTTCTACACAAAATACGACCCCACGCATTTCCTAATCAACACGAGCTCCCTCCTCAGTGTCCTCCTCCCAAAGTTGCCTCAGTTTCATGGAGTACGGATATTTGGGATCAACAAATACTGA
- the nemp1 gene encoding nuclear envelope integral membrane protein 1, translated as MAGCMKMINGFTLTSAKLSVFTVLLICLHQTSGDRDTGDKYPITDLQDGDEYVMSGPNRFCYKSTLVPTWRQTWTRIQVKVWSSNVFKVATVEGEEELQELDRFSFWGWFQSLLRERHNETTININLFSKKTCFKIDPADKTKYTVKHLRKFDIYLFLVFFAGALLFLFAGSLSRSQVFFYSAGMSTGMIASLIILVFILARFLPKKSPFYALIVGGWSFSVYAIQLVFRNLGIILREHWNVVLGYVGVVGFITFAVCYRYGPLVDEKSINILSWTLQLFGLLLIYLGIQIQQVAFAVIVAALLSKHLEYPVFLAVAAWRKIRGYVRWKPEPRRLLTEEEYQKEGEEETRRALEELRKLCNSPEFSPWKTVSRLQSPKRFADFIEGSPHLMPNEVSVHAQEYGFGGSFFEDEFFDTDDEEDDIKPMMKPE; from the exons ATGGCGGGATGCATGAAAATGATAAACGGTTTTACCCTCACAAGTGCTAAATTATCAGTTTTCACGGTGCTGCTCATCTGTTTACATCAAACCTCAGGGGACCGGGATACGG GTGACAAATATCCGATAACTGATCTCCAGGATGGAGACGAGTACGTCATGTCAGGGCCCAACAGGTTCTGTTACAAAAGCACTTTGGTGCCAACATGGAGGCAAACATGGACAAGAATTCAG GTCAAAGTTTGGAGTTCAAACGTATTTAAGGTGGCGACTGTGGAGGgtgaggaggagctgcaggagttGGATCGCTTCAGTTTCTGGGGCTGGTTTCAGAGTTTGTTACGTGAGCGGCACAATGAAACCACTATTAACATCAATCTGTTCAGCAAGAAGACATGCTTCAAGATCGATCCTGCTGACAAAACTAAGTACACCGTCAAGCACCTGCGCA AGTTTGATATCTATCTGTTTTTGGTATTCTTCGCTGGGGCATTGTTGTTCCTCTTTGCAGGATCACTAAGCAG GAGTCAAGTTTTCTTCTACTCTGCTGGTATGAGCACAGGCATGATTGCCTCTCTCATCATCCTCGTTTTCATTTTGGCACGCTTTTTGCCAAAG AAAAGCCCGTTTTATGCGTTGATTGTTGGCGGCTGGTCGTTTTCTGTGTATGCCATCCAGCTCGTCTTTAGGAACCTTGGCATAATTTTGCGAGAGCACTGGAACGTGGTATTAG gttATGTCGGAGTGGTGGGATTCATCACTTTTGCTGTGTGTTACCGTTACGGTCCTCTGGTGGATGAGAAGAGCATCAACATCTTGTCATGGACACTGCAGCTGTTTGGCCTTCTCCTAATTTATTTAGGAATTCAAATTCAGCAAGTTGCGTTCGCTGTCATCGTGGCAGCTTTGCTCTCCAAACATCTGGAGTACCCGGTCTTTTTGGCAGTGGCTGCATGGAG GAAAATCAGAGGGTATGTACGCTGGAAGCCGGAGCCACGTCGCCTGTTGACTGAGGAGGAGTATcagaaggagggggaggaagagacgCGGCGTGCTCTGGAGGAGCTGAGGAAGCTCTGCAACAGCCCAGAGTTCAGTCCGTGGAAAACAGTGTCCAGACTGCAGTCCCCAAAAAG GTTTGCTGATTTTATTGAGGGGTCTCCTCACCTGATGCCAAATGAGGTGTCTGTCCACGCGCAGGAATACGGCTTTGGAGGATCTTTTTTTGAGGATGAATTTTTTGACACAGACGACGAGGAAGACGACATTAAGCCCATGATGAAACCGGAGTGA